A DNA window from Scylla paramamosain isolate STU-SP2022 chromosome 10, ASM3559412v1, whole genome shotgun sequence contains the following coding sequences:
- the LOC135104543 gene encoding zinc finger protein ZFAT-like yields MEVATRPSHDGAPEYKCTYCDRIMNRKSNMKRHIASIHTKVKHSSCCNAHFTTTAALRLHQKTVHENGYVCPTCGRTFERKASLDRHIFTHTTEKPFKCESCPYNTCSKFNLKRHARLKHSALPQVPVPQPEIQVPVPQPRPEAPEENQQYSQAQEGPALALHQGMPDTRDIAHRPVAPHHAVEESLHPFREDQALVTTRYDIRHHSQALVTARYETHHPSQALVTTRYDTSHPSQTLVTARYETRHPSQALVTTRYETRHPSQTLVTTRYETRHLSQALVITRYETRQPSQAPATIGQRRVITPLGTSHSGLPHPQRS; encoded by the exons ATGGAAGTCGCCACACGCCCCAGTCACGACGGCGCTCCGGAGTACAAATGTACATACTGTGATCGCATCATGAATCGAAAGAGCAATATGAAGCGACACATCGCATCAATACACACAAAGGTGAAGCACTCTTCTTGCTGCAATGCACATTTCACCACCACGGCAGCCCTTCGTCTTCACCAGAAAACTGTGCACGAGAATGGCTACGTCTGCCCTACTTGCGGCAGGACCTTTGAGAGGAAGGCGAGCCTTGATAGGCACATCTTTACACACACCACGGAAAAGCCTTTCAAGTGTGAGTCTTGTCCCTACAACACCTGCAGCAAGTTTAATCTCAAGAGGCACGCCAGGCTGAAGCACTCCGCTCTGCCCCAGGTCCCTGTACCACAGCCAGAAATCCAAGTCCCTGTACCCCAGCCTCGTCCCGAAGCACCAGAAGAGAACCAGCAGTATTCCCAAGCACAGGAAGGACCGGCTCTTGCCTTGCACCAGGGAATGCCAGATACCCGAGATATTGCACACCGGCCAGTGGCTCCTCACCACGCAGTAGAGGAGAGCCTCCACCCTTTCAGAGAAGA CCAGGCCCTAGTCACCACACGCTACGATATTCGACACCACAGCCAGGCCCTAGTCACCGCACGCTACGAGACCCATCACCCCAGCCAGGCCCTAGTCACCACGCGCTACGATACCAGTCACCCCAGCCAGACCCTAGTCACCGCACGCTACGAGACCCGTCACCCCAGCCAGGCCCTAGTCACCACACGCTACGAGACCCGTCACCCCAGCCAGACCCTAGTCACCACACGCTACGAGACCCGTCACCTCAGCCAGGCCTTAGTCATTACACGCTACGAGACCCGACAGCCCAGCCAGGCCCCAGCTACCATAGGACAGAGGAGAGTCATCACGCCTTTGGGCACGTCTCACAGTGGCTTACCCCACCCGCAGAGGAGCTAG